Genomic window (Capsicum annuum cultivar UCD-10X-F1 chromosome 10, UCD10Xv1.1, whole genome shotgun sequence):
ATGTTGACCTTGCAAGCAAATTTTTATGAAAGAGTAGTCAAAGTGAGAAATGAGGATGAAGAATGAAAGAGATGATTGAAAACATCTGAAGTGTTTGAGTATATAGAAGAGGAAAGGTCACTTTTCGTTTATTaactatttatcttttattacatTTGTGGATAATTAGgagttaaaacaaaaattaaatgggaTAATTGTTTATTTAAACGGCGCGTGTGTCCACCGCTATTGAGTTGACTGACTAAGTGTAAAAGTTGACAaatatatgtcattaaaataaaataaaaaaaaagtctagAGAGATAAtaagacccccgcaaagttctgtatgctcaactgaaaattcaatcaaagttcTGATATTTTCGTgaatattattcttattttttaatatcgTTTTTAacgtaaataaatatttattagatttttttCCCTCTTGAAATAATTTTCTCTTTAGTCTAGAATTTGTTATCTATCTTTTTCTATTAAAATTTCAGTTGCTTAGAAATCTTGGTTTTCATATTACAATCCTTTACATtattgttaatttattataaGCAGTTATGCTATGTTATTATGCTCATACATGTAGCTCATTATTTTCTTcgtacttaaaatttttaaatttaacagaagtaaataattacaataaattttaatttaaaaaaatcaaaggcTACTCGTGCGAGCCACGTGTTGTTAACCTAGTTACATAAACACCCTTCAAGAAGTAAACAACAacatattcccaccaagtggggtctgaggagggtaagtgTACCCAGTGCACACCACTAATACCTTAAGGAATGAGATTAGAGGGGTTGTTTTCGAAGACCAccgactcaaaataaaacaatgcTCAATataaaacaatctagacaagGCATAGTCAAACGACAAAATATCGTAGAAATCATATCCAATAATATCGTATACAGGATACACCAAGTAGTATAACAAAAGATCCATCCTAAACTCAACCTAACCTTCTATCATAATCCGCTTCCCCCACAATTATCTAAATAAATTGTAAATAATGGCTTGGTTGGCTGAATTTATGAGAATGACAATaagatagaaaaacaaaaaaattactaGTACAtgcatataatataataaaggcAAATGTAACATCCATCATTCATATTTCAAGCCCATATTGCAATAAGGGACATGAGGCCAGCCCCAAAGAATAGTGCAAAATAAGAAGCTACTTGAAGCCTGGTATTGCAGCTCATTCTCTTACTCAAGAAATCTGCAGCAATAAGATCTACTAAAGCCATGTAGACTAGAATTCCAGAAGATACAGAGTTAAGGATTCCTTCCACCAACAAAGCTCTTGGGCTGTGTGGGTCATAAGATGAAGAAGCTCCAACCCCTATTGCAATTCCCAAGGGGGTTGTTATGGCGAAAAAAATCGCCATTATAGTAGATTTGAGTGAATTGAACTGAGCCTGTGAGATGCAACCTCCTAATGCAAAACCTTCGAAGAACTGGTGGAACGACAATGCAATGATCAAGGGTCTTATTGTGGATGCACTTTCTGAAACGCCCAATGATATGCCTATTATGATAGAATGTGATACAATCCCAAGCTCCAACACCTGCAATACAAAGAATTTGTTCAAATGACCAAGTATATATATTGAGGAcgtgaccctagataggaagatatcGAGGACACAAATTAGGTTACAAGGCTAGTGCATGTGGGTGAGTCGTAGGAGGGCTTTACCCGGGCTTTGGTTTCTGTTATtgcatcttgtttcatgctttattacgatttttgtttactattctttgtcttgatTGTTTCGTGGCATGATAGACGTTAAGGTCCAAACACTCTTTCTCATAAATGCTGGCATTTAGGAAATGGAATTGATCGATCACTTTAAAACCTACAACTGATGATGATATTGTCCAAATCCTTCCAGACAGCATCACCAAATTCCACAACAAACTTATGCCGAGAAGTGCATAGAAAGGTCAATGACatgctaagttgctcggactcgggtgcgGATCCTAGAGTCTGATTCGtcacaatttaaattttaagattcgggGATGCGAATCCGAGTATGGATAAGGGTTGCGGGGATtagactaaaaaaaattaaaataatatatataaaaatagagttCTCAAGATATATGTAGGTTTAGAAGACAAGTGAAACAATTCAAGAAAAACTTACCTGAGAAACAACAACATGTCTCACTCCACCTTCCTCATCCCCACCACCGAAGCTGTGCGAGTGCGAGTGCCAATGACCATGGGCTTGGGCTTGGGCGTGGGAATGCTCCCTCACGTCCCCTTGTTCTTGTGAATGGCTATGTCCGTGTTGAGCTGCATGCGCATGAATCCCCACAATGTGTATTGCACCACTTTCTTCTGCATCAGACCGATCTTTTTggttttgtttctcttctttccttTCATAATACTGAGTCCCAACAAAGTCAACCACTAAGGTACCCAATGCAGCCATCATGGCAATAAAACCAGAAAAAGGGAAATTCGTCAAATATTTGGGAAGTGAAGGGTCAGTTAACTTCTTCGTAGAACCTGGTAACATGTGTACAAAGCCTGTGGCAAGGATGACACCAGCAGCGAAGGCTTTTGCAGTAAAAAACAGGTTAGAGTCAGTTCCAAGGAACCGGTGCTTCTTGCCAACTAATGGGATGGCAACTCCACAAACACTAGATATTAGGATGGCAGCGAAAGCCACCATTTTAAGGATGAAAGCAACAGAGTTATCTTGGCTTCCTTCCATCCCTTCAACAGCAAGTTTCAGCATACTATCTGTTTTGACCAAAATAATAGTATGAGTCTCAGAATTACTTCAATTTCTACAGCGTCCGTAGATTACAAATTCTTTGATACGAAACATGATCAAATTCATTTAGAATAGGCATAATACTTAAACATGCCCTTTTAACTACACCGACCTTCAACTTTGGACGCGCAcgagtagacacttaaacttgtataaagttgaacaaatagacACACACTTTCAGTGGCGGGATGCTATTGTGCCTTTAGAATGTTGAAGACAATGGAATCCAAAAATAGGTAACAAAACTTTTTGTTTATTTTCCCTTTTTCAGCTTTACTACATGAGTGAGATTCAACCGCCAAAACAGACAAAATGAATGTGCTGATCGAGCGAATGATGACAAGATATACAActcaaataaagaaacaaacctTTAATACCAACTCCCAATATACTACTAGTTCATAAAAGCCAGAACAATACTAAATTGAACACCTCTaagaatataatgaaaaaaaaaaatcaagaattaaagactCAATTACAATCCCCAATATATAGTTTACCTGAGAAAACCCCAGTCTTTTCTCTAATATGGTCCATG
Coding sequences:
- the LOC107843819 gene encoding zinc transporter 4, chloroplastic produces the protein MSIIQDLVPVMDHIREKTGVFSDSMLKLAVEGMEGSQDNSVAFILKMVAFAAILISSVCGVAIPLVGKKHRFLGTDSNLFFTAKAFAAGVILATGFVHMLPGSTKKLTDPSLPKYLTNFPFSGFIAMMAALGTLVVDFVGTQYYERKEEKQNQKDRSDAEESGAIHIVGIHAHAAQHGHSHSQEQGDVREHSHAQAQAHGHWHSHSHSFGGGDEEGGVRHVVVSQVLELGIVSHSIIIGISLGVSESASTIRPLIIALSFHQFFEGFALGGCISQAQFNSLKSTIMAIFFAITTPLGIAIGVGASSSYDPHSPRALLVEGILNSVSSGILVYMALVDLIAADFLSKRMSCNTRLQVASYFALFFGAGLMSLIAIWA